The Thermococcus sp. nucleotide sequence TCCGCGAGAAGGCGGAGAAGCTGACAAAGCATGGCGTGATCACGGAGGAAGACCTCGCCAAAGCGAGAATCGAGCGCTACATAATAGGCCCGGTCTTCAACTTCGACTTCTTCTACTCGCCGGTTGATGAGGAGATTGAGCTCCTTGGAATAGACTGGCGCTTCGAGACGAGTTTGGACGGCCACGTTCGTTTGCCGGCTTCCCAGCAGCTCACCCTCCCAGAGCACCAGTTTGAACCGGAGTACACCGTCACTGGCCATGCCTCTTCGACCCTCAGGGAGTCGCTTTTGGAGAAGGTCTTCGAAATGGCGGAGCTTTACGTGAAGGCCACCCAGAAGTACTATCCTCCGGGAATCATCGGGCCATTCACCCTGCAAACTGCGGTGGACAATGACCTCAACTTCTACATCTACGATGTAGCGCCAAGAACCGGGGGAGGAACCAACATCCACATGGCGATGGGTCATCCCTACGGCAACGCCCTCTGGAGGAAGCCGATGAGCACCGGAAGGAGGGTGGCGCTTGAGATTAAGCGCGCGGTTGAACTTGACGATCTTGAGAAGGTTGTTACATAAATTACAATCTCTTGATTACTTCTTAGAATTTTATATGTTTAAAAATTCCGAATTTGTGAAAAAGAGCTTTTACTAGTTACTTTTTTTTTAGAAATTTAATAACTTTAAATTATGAACTTCGAGTTTACAAAAAATTTAAATAATATTGCATGCTTAGGACAATATGCCGAAGTAACGATGAGGCAGAGAAAAATTGGGGGTGGAGAAAGTGGAGAACAAACAAAAAACTAAGATTTTAGCTTTAGAGATTGATGAGGAGTTCGACGTTGAAATAAACACAAAAGTTAATGGAGATGAGGGATACTGCAAAGATCTGATGTTTTGATTTTTATTATATTTTTAATCTATTCGGAATAAACGTGGGGGGAGTTTGATGGAGGCGAGGTTAGGTCTACGGAGTGTTGACATCTCAATAACATCGTCATGTAATTTAAAATGTAAACATTGTTATCTGGAAGACTTGAAAAACGCAAAGATTATATTGCCTTTTAAGAAAATTGAAGAAGTCCTCACAGATGCTAGGGATCTTGGCGCACATCACGTAACGTTGACTGGAGGAGAGCCTACCCTCCATCCAAAATTTCCAGAAATTCTTAATCTTGCTAACAAATTAGGGTTTAGGATAACAATATTTACCAATGCAACGACATTGAACGAAGACATAGTAAGTGTTTTGAAAGAGTGCAACATAAATGGAGTTCAAGTTAGTCTTGAAGGACTAAAAGAGATGCACGAAAAAATTAGAGGTAAAGGAACCTTTGAAAGAACAATATCTGGGATAAAACTCCTTGTAGATGCTGGTATTAGGGTTACTGTTAATACTCAACTAACAAAAGACATAATTGACAATATTCAAGAATATGCTTCATTTTTGAAGTCAATAGGCGTTTCAAAGCTTCTGTTAACTATCCCCTCCCTAGTTGGTGAAGCAAAAAAGAATAATGTTTGTTTTCCAGATGAAAAATTAGACGAGATTAGGAGCATGCTAAAAATACACAAACTCAAAGATCAGTTTAATATCGATTCTACAAACCCTGA carries:
- a CDS encoding formate--phosphoribosylaminoimidazolecarboxamide ligase family protein, encoding MIERERILEVLEKYDREKVVIGAIGSHSALDIADGAKEEGLPVLVVAQRGRHRTYAEYFRQKRTKDGLMKGFIDEVIVLERFGGIIDIQEELRKRNVIFVPNRSFVVYTGIDRVEDEFLVPLFGSRNLLRSEERSEEKSYYWLLEKAGLPYPEPVEPEEIDELVIVKLPHAKKRLERGFFTAASYNEFREKAEKLTKHGVITEEDLAKARIERYIIGPVFNFDFFYSPVDEEIELLGIDWRFETSLDGHVRLPASQQLTLPEHQFEPEYTVTGHASSTLRESLLEKVFEMAELYVKATQKYYPPGIIGPFTLQTAVDNDLNFYIYDVAPRTGGGTNIHMAMGHPYGNALWRKPMSTGRRVALEIKRAVELDDLEKVVT
- a CDS encoding radical SAM protein — protein: MEARLGLRSVDISITSSCNLKCKHCYLEDLKNAKIILPFKKIEEVLTDARDLGAHHVTLTGGEPTLHPKFPEILNLANKLGFRITIFTNATTLNEDIVSVLKECNINGVQVSLEGLKEMHEKIRGKGTFERTISGIKLLVDAGIRVTVNTQLTKDIIDNIQEYASFLKSIGVSKLLLTIPSLVGEAKKNNVCFPDEKLDEIRSMLKIHKLKDQFNIDSTNPDSNYTCTALIHQLAINFDGTVYPCHYFRSTHHHSLGNIYVESLRDIYISWMNGDSELLHYQKYGTAKCNVCKFKEVCEPCAGRIYSLYKNFKNPDLLYCMLLGKEKVFHDVHISRLVWGRME